ATACCCGTATTGTATGAGATTTGTAATTAAAGATAAGCTTATAATATTTACCGTGTCGATAAAAAGAGAATCGGAAAAAACAGAGAACATTCATGTGTAGTAGATGTGGTTTAACAAATCAAATGGCAGAGAAGAATACGAACTTGTAAACCAGGCACAAATTGACACAGATCTAGAAGGTCAAAGTTCAGGACTCCATTCGGTGCCTACCCCTAGTCCTAAAAGTTCTAGTGAGTCACTGTCATCAGAGATATTTGAGAACATAGATGAATATACTCAAAGGAAGGATGATAGAgatgatttcaatattaacCCTAAATTCCAAACggtattatataaatataaggCCATTGGATCAATGAACAAGAAAGTCTGTGCGTTAATAAGTGGTTGTGTGGCAGCATTGTGGGTAATAGCATTAATAGTATATTCGCAAGGTACAGCTTTATCTATTGTTTCTGATTTGAAATGGAAGACAAATATAACTGTGAGCGGTACTAATGTTACGTTAAATCACTACGATCCTACGAATCAGAACTTGACATTGGAACTATACAGAAAAGGCACATTTTTCCCATTCAAGGAGCAAGTCGAATGGCTAAATATCAAGCAGAAACCAGCGCACAAGGCGCAAGATGGATTCTATTTATCGCGAGGTTCAAAAGGAAGTTTCGACGTTAAGCTGGTGAATAGAGAGTCATCAAGGACAATAATAGATAacattcaattttcttaCAAGAACAATTTCCTTACTATTGacgaattgaaattgaatccaGGGAAATCAATAGATGAAGCTGCAAACTATCACATAGTAGTATCGAATACACTATCGCAGTGGAGACATCTGAGTTTTGCTCTCTACTGGATTTATAACACTGAGACTATGGAGTATAAACCGATTCAACCACCAAAGAAACAAGAGTCGCAGAAAGAAGAATCACCGTTAGATCATGAGCGGCTCAAGAAACTTCATTTTGCAGAGTTTTCACCCAATGGTGATTTCATAGTTTTCGGGTTTAATcacaatttatatttgcaGAATGTGGAATCTATGGAAGTAATAGAAATCACCAAGAATGGATCCCCAAATATCTTTAATGGTAAGCCCGACTGGGTttatgaagaagaaatatcagCTGATTATAAGCTCTTTTGGTGGTCTCctaatcaagaaaatttagTATATGTATCATTAGATGATTCAAAAGTCAACGAATACGATCTAGACTACTATATTAAAAATTCCGATGAAATCGGGGACACATATAACGAATCAGAAGATAAAACAATAGATAATGTCAAGCAATATCCTACtaaaaaatcaattaaatatcCAAAACCTGGAACTCCAATCCCTATAGTATCTCTCcataattttaaattaacAACGAAAGAATCCACCAAATtaacaattgaaaattcaagCTTAGGGGatgattttttattttatgaCGGACTTTGGATCGATGATAAGAATTTCCTTATGAAGCACACTGATCGTACAAGTAAAATCTTGAGTAAAAAATTGTTCCAGCCTGAAATATCAAACAAAGTCGAGgaaataaat
This is a stretch of genomic DNA from Debaryomyces hansenii CBS767 chromosome G complete sequence. It encodes these proteins:
- a CDS encoding DEHA2G23144p (weakly similar to uniprot|P33894 Saccharomyces cerevisiae YOR219C STE13 Dipeptidyl aminopeptidase Golgi integral membrane protein that cleaves on the carboxyl side of repeating -X-Ala- sequences required for maturation of alpha factor transcription is induced by a- factor and similar to CA2882|CaSTE13 Candida albicans CaSTE13), with product MWFNKSNGREEYELVNQAQIDTDLEGQSSGLHSVPTPSPKSSSESSSSEIFENIDEYTQRKDDRDDFNINPKFQTVLYKYKAIGSMNKKVCALISGCVAALWVIALIVYSQGTALSIVSDLKWKTNITVSGTNVTLNHYDPTNQNLTLELYRKGTFFPFKEQVEWLNIKQKPAHKAQDGFYLSRGSKGSFDVKSVNRESSRTIIDNIQFSYKNNFLTIDELKLNPGKSIDEAANYHIVVSNTLSQWRHSSFALYWIYNTETMEYKPIQPPKKQESQKEESPLDHERLKKLHFAEFSPNGDFIVFGFNHNLYLQNVESMEVIEITKNGSPNIFNGKPDWVYEEEISADYKLFWWSPNQENLVYVSLDDSKVNEYDLDYYIKNSDEIGDTYNESEDKTIDNVKQYPTKKSIKYPKPGTPIPIVSLHNFKLTTKESTKLTIENSSLGDDFLFYDGLWIDDKNFLMKHTDRTSKILSKKLFQPEISNKVEEINSVNVSKEYDGWVEKVSPMTVFPTDNEENSYVDKIVVNKRTHLALFEKAASQDPSRILTDSNNWEIISDSPVVVDKTENIVYCLSTMRSSMESHLIAVKLATESSINIVTDVNKDGVYEISFDQDGQYLNLNYNGPNNPWQKLINMADIHNILESRESKDKEKSVNDLIEKTKPINHVEVIDGSLKMTNIPTRLYKTVRVDKFPDKSPVNLNVLEILPPNFDPNSHKYPLLVHAYGGPGSQTVDKRFGIDFEDVVSAKLDAIVLIIDPRGTTQDWKSRAFVSGKLGYWEPRDITTVVSEYIEVNEKFINRDRTAIWGWSYGGFTTLKTLEYDHGETFKFGMAVAPVTNWLFYDAVYTERYMGLPSENDNYDKTSRIKEFKNFDSVKRFLIMHGMSDDNVHLQNSLWLLDKFNLNNLENYDVHFFPDNDHSIYYHNSNLIVYDKLLHWLFDAFSGKFDNFV